A window of the Phycisphaerae bacterium genome harbors these coding sequences:
- a CDS encoding MBL fold metallo-hydrolase encodes MSLQYRVISIGTLSRNRFWGETEPKRFPHATTTLIRADNETILVDPSLPAEVLAQRLEERSGLKPEQIQAVFLTTFRPIHRRSLSLFSGATWLMYRPEIEAVQAHLNEMRERAQEGPEDPELCKLLDEEESLVARIEAAPEHLTAQTHLFPAVGATPGSAALLLALPTQTAVITGDAIVTQEHFAAGQVYEHVAMIEAARKSFEDILEVADEVVPGHDNVFRIGGL; translated from the coding sequence ATGAGTCTGCAATACCGGGTCATCAGTATTGGGACGCTGAGCCGAAACCGTTTCTGGGGCGAGACCGAGCCCAAGCGATTTCCACACGCCACCACAACGCTGATCCGGGCGGACAATGAAACGATCCTCGTGGACCCTAGCCTTCCGGCGGAAGTGCTGGCACAGCGGCTGGAGGAGCGATCAGGTCTCAAGCCTGAGCAGATCCAGGCGGTTTTCCTGACCACATTCCGCCCCATACATCGACGCTCCCTGTCGCTCTTCTCCGGAGCCACGTGGCTCATGTACCGGCCCGAGATCGAGGCAGTACAGGCACACCTGAACGAAATGCGCGAACGAGCCCAGGAGGGACCCGAGGACCCGGAACTCTGCAAGCTGCTGGATGAGGAGGAATCTCTTGTGGCTCGTATCGAGGCGGCCCCGGAACACCTGACAGCCCAGACTCATCTTTTTCCCGCGGTCGGTGCAACGCCGGGATCAGCAGCTTTGCTGCTTGCCTTGCCGACGCAAACCGCCGTCATCACCGGAGATGCGATCGTCACTCAGGAACACTTCGCGGCCGGGCAGGTATACGAGCATGTGGCCATGATAGAAGCTGCCCGCAAGTCGTTCGAAGACATTCTAGAAGTGGCCGACGAGGTGGTTCCCGGTCACGACAATGTCTTTCGCATCGGTGGCCTTTAG
- a CDS encoding bifunctional nuclease family protein, producing MEVRMDLARIVISDTSEQQIIVLQEHEGSRQFPIVIGLAEALAIDRRVKNISTPRPLTHDLLANVIRELNGELEKIVIHDLRDHIFFAKLVIRSNGKLIEVDSRPSDAIALGVASDAAIYVTENVLRQVCESPEA from the coding sequence ATGGAAGTCCGCATGGACCTCGCCAGGATCGTGATCAGCGATACGAGCGAGCAGCAAATCATTGTCCTGCAGGAACACGAGGGCTCTCGCCAATTCCCGATCGTCATCGGGCTGGCGGAAGCTTTGGCCATCGATCGCCGGGTCAAGAACATCAGCACGCCACGGCCGCTGACGCACGACCTGTTGGCCAACGTGATTCGCGAACTGAATGGGGAACTGGAAAAGATCGTCATCCATGATCTCCGGGACCACATTTTTTTCGCGAAGCTTGTGATCCGAAGCAACGGCAAGCTGATCGAGGTCGATTCCCGGCCGTCAGACGCGATTGCCCTTGGCGTGGCGAGCGATGCGGCCATCTACGTGACAGAAAACGTCCTCCGTCAGGTGTGTGAGTCTCCCGAAGCCTGA
- a CDS encoding BtpA/SgcQ family protein, whose amino-acid sequence MADGPSQVEEMFGVGKALVGMVHVGALPGTPLFSRPMPAIIEQAVSEARLLADAGFDGIMIENMHDRPYLRQRVGPEIVAAMTAVLDALRAAVSKPLGLQILAGANREALAVAAAAGASFIRVENFVFAHVADEGLMSEADAGPLLRYRREIGAEHIRIFADVKKKHSGHAITADVNIAQAARAAAFFGADAIVVTGPMTGEAATVGDVREVAAAVEIPVAIGSGITPDNLPVFWDLADVFIVGSFIKQDGRWYHPPDPDRVNALIRAVNQLRRVQRSGL is encoded by the coding sequence ATGGCGGATGGGCCTTCTCAGGTGGAAGAGATGTTCGGGGTCGGCAAGGCCCTTGTGGGGATGGTTCACGTGGGCGCATTGCCCGGCACGCCGCTGTTCTCGCGGCCGATGCCGGCGATCATCGAGCAGGCCGTCAGCGAGGCTCGACTGCTGGCCGACGCGGGCTTTGACGGCATCATGATTGAAAACATGCATGACCGGCCGTACCTGCGCCAGAGGGTCGGGCCGGAGATCGTCGCGGCCATGACCGCCGTTCTCGACGCCCTGCGCGCGGCGGTCAGCAAACCGTTGGGTCTTCAGATTCTGGCCGGGGCTAACCGCGAAGCTCTGGCGGTCGCGGCCGCCGCCGGGGCTTCTTTCATTCGCGTTGAAAACTTCGTTTTCGCCCACGTTGCCGACGAGGGCCTCATGTCCGAGGCTGATGCAGGCCCATTGCTTCGCTACCGGCGAGAGATTGGTGCCGAGCACATTCGCATCTTCGCCGATGTGAAGAAAAAGCACTCCGGCCATGCAATCACCGCCGACGTGAACATCGCGCAGGCGGCCCGGGCGGCGGCCTTCTTCGGGGCGGACGCCATCGTGGTCACCGGCCCGATGACGGGCGAGGCCGCGACAGTCGGGGACGTCCGGGAAGTGGCTGCTGCCGTGGAAATCCCCGTGGCCATCGGCTCAGGCATCACCCCCGACAACCTGCCGGTCTTCTGGGACCTGGCGGATGTGTTTATCGTGGGCTCTTTCATCAAGCAGGACGGGCGATGGTATCACCCGCCCGATCCTGACCGGGTCAACGCCCTCATTCGGGCCGTCAACCAGCTCCGGCGAGTCCAAAGGTCCGGACTCTGA